One genomic window of Citrobacter sp. Marseille-Q6884 includes the following:
- a CDS encoding terminase large subunit domain-containing protein, with product MAQKYSEEIRDVARALYLKRWTPQEIKEELRLPSVRIIYYWAEKFSWRDLLSEEGVEAALSRRIQVLTDRDGKSQLELQELDQLVGHHVKLLAQRAKREEKLLQLQHLQESGKSCADGTLTDEGTIQQRKGRKRKNDVSEITADSFNEWVSVLFGYQLTLRENLHQKIRNVLKARQLGATWYFAGEALEDAILNGKPQVFLSASKRQAEVFRRYIVQIAHKFLGIELTGNPIRLSNGAEMSFLGTNSNTAQSESANVYIDEYFWIPKFRKLNDVASAMATHDHWRITYFSTPSSKAHEAYPFWTGDEWRRGRPERKHIEFPTEAELRDGGRLCPDKQWRLIVTIEDAVKAGFNLANIDDLRDRYSGPAFDMLFMCVFVDDKDAVFGFDQLMKCGTDPAMWQDFKPDDPRPFGNREVWGGYDPSRTTDNATFVVIAVPLYAAEKYRVLRKWVWTGLSFKFQAEQIKKIKEAYNLTYIGIDVTGIGAGVFDIVSAFAPREAVPIHYSVESKNRLVLKMIDVVGGNRIEWDREDKDIAASFMAIKRTTTASGNAMTFVATRSQETGHADSFWAISHAMQNEPLNTEHKRKSRWILG from the coding sequence ATGGCGCAGAAATATTCTGAGGAAATCAGGGACGTCGCCCGCGCCCTGTATCTCAAACGGTGGACACCGCAGGAGATCAAAGAGGAGCTACGGCTACCCAGCGTGCGCATCATCTACTACTGGGCCGAGAAGTTCAGCTGGCGTGACCTGCTGAGCGAGGAAGGTGTAGAGGCCGCATTATCACGCCGTATCCAGGTACTGACAGACCGTGACGGCAAATCGCAGCTCGAGCTGCAGGAGCTGGATCAGCTCGTTGGCCATCACGTAAAACTGCTGGCTCAGCGCGCAAAGCGGGAAGAGAAGCTGCTGCAGCTGCAGCACCTGCAGGAGAGTGGCAAATCATGCGCGGATGGTACCCTCACAGATGAAGGTACCATCCAGCAACGCAAAGGCCGTAAGCGCAAAAATGATGTCAGTGAGATAACCGCTGACAGCTTTAACGAGTGGGTGTCGGTACTGTTTGGGTACCAGCTGACACTGCGCGAAAACCTGCATCAGAAAATCCGTAATGTCCTTAAAGCCCGACAGCTCGGTGCCACCTGGTATTTTGCCGGTGAGGCATTGGAAGACGCGATCCTCAATGGAAAGCCACAGGTTTTTCTGTCCGCATCAAAACGTCAGGCCGAAGTGTTTCGACGCTATATCGTACAGATAGCACATAAATTTCTCGGTATCGAACTGACCGGTAACCCGATACGCCTGAGCAACGGCGCAGAAATGAGTTTTCTGGGAACAAACAGCAATACAGCCCAGTCAGAAAGCGCCAACGTCTATATCGATGAGTATTTCTGGATCCCGAAATTCCGCAAACTGAATGACGTTGCATCAGCGATGGCCACGCATGACCACTGGCGCATCACCTATTTCTCTACACCCAGCTCAAAAGCGCATGAGGCGTATCCGTTCTGGACCGGGGACGAATGGCGTAGGGGTCGCCCGGAACGTAAACACATTGAGTTCCCGACCGAGGCCGAACTGCGTGACGGTGGCAGGCTATGCCCGGATAAACAATGGCGCTTGATTGTCACCATCGAAGACGCGGTAAAAGCCGGATTTAATCTGGCAAATATTGATGACCTGCGTGACCGCTACAGCGGCCCCGCCTTCGACATGCTGTTTATGTGTGTGTTCGTTGACGATAAAGATGCCGTTTTTGGCTTCGACCAGCTGATGAAATGCGGTACCGACCCGGCAATGTGGCAGGACTTTAAGCCAGATGACCCGCGCCCCTTCGGCAACCGGGAAGTCTGGGGAGGCTATGACCCCAGCCGCACTACCGACAACGCCACATTTGTGGTTATCGCAGTGCCACTGTATGCCGCCGAAAAATATCGGGTATTACGAAAATGGGTCTGGACAGGTCTGTCATTCAAGTTCCAGGCCGAGCAAATCAAAAAAATTAAAGAGGCGTACAACCTCACCTACATCGGGATCGACGTCACGGGCATCGGTGCCGGTGTATTCGATATTGTCAGCGCATTCGCGCCCCGGGAGGCCGTACCTATCCACTACAGCGTGGAAAGTAAAAACCGTCTGGTACTGAAGATGATCGACGTGGTTGGCGGCAATCGCATCGAGTGGGACCGGGAAGACAAGGACATCGCGGCCAGCTTTATGGCCATCAAACGCACCACCACCGCCAGCGGTAACGCCATGACGTTCGTCGCTACGCGGTCACAGGAAACCGGGCACGCCGACTCATTCTGGGCGATATCACACGCTATGCAGAACGAGCCGCTGAATACCGAACATAAACGCAAATCAAGATGGATTCTGGGATGA
- a CDS encoding phage portal protein translates to MSKKNRKPVTAENTAPAQQKMSMITFGNPERAILNPLEYKPVYYDSSSQFYTLPVNRLALAELPDINGQHGGILRARTNMITADFVSGGGMMQENIQAAVMNLLTFGDVALLKLRNAFGKVIGLHPLPSLYLRRGKDQKFYILQKSGALTYAEKDIVFIKLYDTRQQVYGKPDYLGGIHSAMLNNEATIFRRRYYKNGAHLGYILYTTDPNMTDEMEDEMKQQIAAGKGVGNFKSMMINIPGGKEKGVQLLPVSDMTAKDEFVNIKNISMQDILNAHRFPPGLAGMMPNNNSSFPDITKTRDAYQRDEVTPIQKLIRDAVNNDSDIPASLRIIFTQSEQVDA, encoded by the coding sequence ATGAGCAAAAAGAACCGTAAACCCGTAACGGCAGAAAACACCGCGCCGGCGCAGCAGAAAATGAGCATGATCACCTTTGGCAACCCGGAGCGGGCTATCCTCAACCCGCTGGAATATAAACCGGTGTATTACGACAGTTCGAGCCAGTTCTACACCCTGCCAGTCAACCGGCTGGCGCTTGCTGAATTGCCAGATATCAACGGCCAGCATGGTGGTATTTTGCGAGCCAGAACCAACATGATCACCGCCGATTTTGTCAGCGGTGGCGGCATGATGCAGGAAAATATTCAGGCTGCAGTGATGAATCTGCTCACATTTGGCGATGTTGCGTTGCTCAAACTGCGTAATGCTTTTGGTAAAGTGATTGGCCTGCATCCCCTGCCCTCACTTTATCTGCGCCGCGGCAAGGACCAGAAATTTTACATCCTGCAGAAAAGCGGAGCGCTGACGTATGCCGAGAAAGATATTGTCTTTATCAAACTCTATGACACACGTCAGCAGGTATACGGTAAACCCGATTATCTCGGGGGCATCCACAGTGCCATGCTCAACAATGAAGCCACTATTTTCCGACGCCGTTATTACAAAAACGGCGCTCATCTCGGATACATCCTGTACACCACTGACCCGAACATGACGGACGAAATGGAAGATGAGATGAAACAACAAATTGCGGCTGGCAAAGGTGTAGGCAACTTCAAATCCATGATGATCAACATCCCGGGCGGGAAAGAAAAAGGTGTACAGCTTTTACCCGTCAGTGACATGACCGCAAAAGATGAGTTTGTGAACATCAAGAATATCTCGATGCAGGACATCCTGAATGCCCATCGTTTCCCGCCCGGACTGGCCGGGATGATGCCGAACAACAACAGCTCATTCCCGGATATCACAAAAACACGGGACGCATACCAGCGGGATGAGGTTACCCCGATACAAAAACTCATCCGGGACGCCGTGAATAATGACAGTGACATCCCCGCAAGTTTGCGCATTATCTTTACACAATCGGAACAAGTTGATGCATAA
- a CDS encoding ogr/Delta-like zinc finger family protein — protein MNIKSGDSKERKMRIKCPECGARAVIKSTNPIHPQLTEAYCACSDVNCGHTYVLQVSFKHTLSPSRKSLDDLLVGLIGSLDPKKKVELMGRLKGLDRPAML, from the coding sequence ATGAATATTAAATCTGGTGATAGCAAGGAGCGTAAAATGCGGATTAAGTGTCCAGAATGCGGGGCCAGAGCGGTGATTAAATCAACCAATCCCATTCACCCTCAACTCACTGAAGCGTATTGTGCCTGCAGTGACGTGAATTGCGGCCATACATACGTTCTGCAGGTATCGTTTAAACATACTCTCAGCCCCAGCAGAAAATCATTAGATGACTTACTGGTGGGGCTAATTGGCTCACTCGACCCAAAGAAAAAGGTCGAGCTGATGGGAAGGCTGAAGGGACTGGACAGGCCAGCAATGTTATAA